A stretch of Bradyrhizobium sp. AZCC 2262 DNA encodes these proteins:
- a CDS encoding PadR family transcriptional regulator — MFGFRHAMREGRHGRGLGGHHASPRGGRFGRGEGGRGWSEDDQGFGRGGGRRRMFDGGELRLVLLKLIADKPRHGYDLIRAIEERTGGAYAPSPGIVYPTLTMLSEMGLIDEQLAEGARKLFAVTPEGTAHLAEHAAEVAAMLARLDALAAMRQRTDAVPIRRAMHNLRSVLLSRLGEGLDKERMHEAVELIDEAARKIERL, encoded by the coding sequence ATGTTTGGATTCAGACACGCGATGCGCGAGGGCCGCCACGGCCGCGGCTTGGGCGGCCATCACGCATCACCGCGCGGCGGCAGGTTCGGCCGCGGTGAAGGAGGGAGAGGCTGGAGCGAAGACGACCAGGGCTTCGGACGCGGCGGCGGACGGCGGCGAATGTTCGACGGGGGCGAACTGCGCCTCGTGCTGCTCAAACTGATCGCCGACAAGCCCCGCCACGGCTACGACCTGATTCGCGCCATCGAGGAACGAACCGGCGGCGCCTATGCGCCGAGCCCAGGCATCGTCTATCCGACGCTGACGATGTTGAGCGAAATGGGGCTGATCGACGAGCAACTGGCCGAGGGTGCGCGAAAGCTGTTTGCGGTCACGCCGGAAGGCACCGCCCACCTCGCGGAGCACGCCGCGGAGGTCGCCGCGATGCTGGCGCGGCTGGATGCGCTTGCTGCGATGCGCCAGCGCACCGACGCCGTTCCGATCCGCCGCGCGATGCATAATCTGCGCAGCGTGCTGTTGAGCCGGCTCGGCGAAGGCCTCGACAAGGAGCGGATGCATGAAGCGGTGGAGCTGATCGATGAGGCGGCGCGAAAGATCGAGCGTCTGTAA
- a CDS encoding peptidylprolyl isomerase, translating to MTTSFPETKTGRRFGLASLAATACLAAILAASLPVRAQDNPVLAKVNGIEIRQSDVALAEEELGPSLAQMDPASKKDNVLAFLIDLKIVAKAAEDKKVENSEDFKKRLAFTRSRLLMDSLLATEGKAATTDEAMKKVYEEASKQITGEMEVHARHILVETEDEAKAIAEELKKGGDFAELAKKKSKDPGASDGGDLGFFTKEQMVPEFSAVAFTLEPGKISDPVKSQFGWHIIKVEEKRARKAPDFEQVKAQIETYVTRKAQAEYVAKLREAAKVERMDKPAEAAKADAPKPADSKMAPPAKK from the coding sequence ATGACCACCTCGTTCCCGGAAACGAAAACCGGCCGGCGCTTCGGCCTCGCCTCCCTGGCCGCGACGGCCTGTCTGGCCGCGATTCTGGCCGCCAGCCTGCCGGTTCGTGCCCAGGACAACCCCGTTCTCGCCAAGGTCAACGGCATCGAGATCCGCCAGAGCGACGTCGCGCTCGCGGAAGAGGAACTCGGCCCCAGCCTCGCGCAAATGGACCCGGCGTCCAAGAAGGACAACGTGCTGGCCTTCCTGATCGACCTGAAAATCGTCGCCAAGGCCGCCGAGGACAAGAAGGTCGAGAATTCCGAGGACTTCAAGAAGCGCCTGGCCTTCACCCGCAGCCGCCTTCTGATGGACAGCCTCCTCGCCACCGAGGGCAAGGCTGCGACCACCGACGAGGCCATGAAGAAGGTCTATGAGGAGGCCTCCAAGCAGATCACCGGCGAAATGGAAGTCCATGCCCGGCATATCCTGGTCGAGACCGAGGACGAGGCCAAGGCGATCGCGGAAGAGCTGAAGAAGGGCGGCGACTTTGCCGAACTGGCGAAGAAGAAGTCCAAGGATCCCGGCGCCTCCGATGGCGGCGATCTCGGCTTCTTCACCAAGGAACAGATGGTGCCGGAATTCTCCGCCGTCGCCTTCACGCTCGAACCCGGCAAGATCTCGGACCCCGTCAAGTCGCAATTCGGCTGGCACATCATCAAGGTCGAGGAAAAGCGCGCCCGCAAGGCCCCCGACTTCGAGCAGGTCAAGGCCCAGATCGAGACCTATGTGACGCGCAAGGCCCAGGCCGAATACGTCGCCAAGCTGCGCGAAGCCGCCAAGGTCGAGCGTATGGACAAGCCGGCTGAAGCCGCCAAGGCCGACGCTCCAAAACCCGCGGATTCCAAGATGGCGCCGCCGGCCAAGAAGTAA
- the secA gene encoding preprotein translocase subunit SecA: protein MIGALARKFFGSANDRRVKGYQSRVNDINALEPELAALSDEALKARTAEFRQQLADGKTLDDLLVPAFATVREAAKRTLGQRHFDVQLIGGMVLHEGDIAEMKTGEGKTLVATLAVYLNALAGKGVHVVTVNDYLARRDSEWMGQIYQFLGLTVGVIVHGLDDAERKEAYFRDITYGTNNEYGFDYLRDNMKYRLEDMVQRGHFYAIVDEVDSILIDEARTPLIISGPLDDRSEFYNTIDTFLPKLDKTDYDVDEKQRTVTLTEAGMEKIETLLRDAGQLKGDSLYDVENVSVVHHINQALRAHSLFTRDKDYIVRDGEVIIIDEFTGRMMQGRRYSEGLHQALEAKEHVQVQPENQTLASITFQNYFRMYEKLAGMTGTALTEADELFDIYKLEVVEIPTNVAVARLDEDDEVYRTQNEKYAAILAEIERANKRLQPVLVGTASIEKSEVLADYLKKHGYKQIDFGSESGMEKLYAAARAGKPAKLFAVLNARFHEQEAYIVAEAGVPGAITIATNMAGRGTDIKLGGSLDMRIQQETADITDEAEKAKKIEQIKADIERFREIVLKAEDVVEVEPAKGNKPAKTVTKPGGLYIMGSERHESRRIDNQLRGRSGRQGDPGRSKFFLSLEDDLMRIFGSDRLDSMLQRLGLQEGEAIIHPWINKALEKAQQKVEARNFDIRKNLLKFDNVQNDQRKVIFDQRVELMKSDSVAEMVADMRHDFIDDIVVKHVPEHAYAEQWDVAGLKEELKRVLDVDLPVDEWAKEEGIADEELLTRIEQRVDEHMAAKVAQWGPDVMRYVEKTILLQTLDHLWREHLIMLDHLRQVIGLRGYGQRDPLQEYKSEAFGLYEAMTAHLREAVTAQLMRVEIVPPEEQQPLPAMEAHKFDPNTGEDEMAFANASLVPEAMAADRDPKNPGSWGKVGRNEDCPCGSGKKYKHCHGRYA, encoded by the coding sequence ATGATCGGCGCGCTCGCCCGCAAGTTTTTCGGCTCCGCCAACGACCGGCGGGTGAAGGGATATCAGTCCCGCGTCAACGACATCAACGCGCTTGAGCCCGAGCTCGCCGCGCTTTCCGATGAGGCGCTGAAGGCCCGCACCGCCGAATTCCGCCAGCAACTCGCCGACGGCAAGACGCTCGACGACCTCCTGGTTCCGGCCTTCGCCACCGTGCGCGAGGCCGCCAAGCGCACCCTCGGCCAGCGCCATTTCGACGTCCAGCTGATCGGCGGCATGGTGCTGCATGAGGGCGATATCGCCGAGATGAAGACCGGCGAAGGCAAGACGCTGGTGGCGACGCTCGCGGTCTATCTCAACGCGCTGGCCGGCAAGGGCGTCCATGTCGTCACCGTCAACGACTACCTCGCCCGCCGCGACTCGGAATGGATGGGCCAGATCTACCAATTCCTCGGCCTGACCGTCGGCGTGATCGTCCACGGCCTCGACGATGCCGAGCGCAAGGAAGCCTATTTCCGCGACATCACCTACGGCACCAACAACGAATACGGTTTCGACTATCTGCGCGACAACATGAAGTACCGGCTGGAGGACATGGTCCAGCGCGGCCACTTCTACGCCATCGTCGACGAAGTCGACTCGATCCTGATCGACGAGGCGCGCACGCCGCTGATCATCTCCGGTCCGCTCGACGACCGCTCGGAATTCTACAACACCATCGACACCTTCCTGCCCAAGCTCGACAAGACCGATTACGACGTCGACGAGAAGCAGCGCACGGTGACGCTGACCGAAGCCGGCATGGAGAAGATCGAGACGCTGTTGCGCGACGCCGGCCAGCTCAAGGGTGATTCGCTATACGACGTCGAGAACGTCTCGGTCGTTCACCACATCAACCAGGCGCTGCGGGCGCACTCGCTGTTCACCCGCGACAAGGACTACATCGTCCGCGACGGCGAAGTCATCATCATCGACGAGTTCACCGGCCGCATGATGCAGGGCCGCCGCTATTCCGAAGGCCTGCACCAGGCGCTGGAAGCCAAGGAGCACGTCCAGGTCCAGCCGGAAAACCAGACGCTGGCTTCGATCACGTTCCAGAACTATTTCCGGATGTACGAAAAGCTCGCCGGCATGACCGGTACGGCGCTGACCGAAGCCGACGAATTGTTCGACATCTACAAGCTCGAGGTCGTGGAAATTCCGACCAACGTGGCAGTCGCGCGTCTCGACGAGGACGATGAAGTCTACCGCACCCAGAACGAGAAATATGCCGCGATCCTGGCTGAGATCGAACGTGCCAACAAGCGGCTGCAGCCCGTGCTGGTCGGTACCGCCTCGATCGAGAAGTCGGAGGTCTTGGCCGATTATTTGAAGAAGCACGGCTACAAGCAGATCGATTTCGGTTCGGAATCCGGGATGGAGAAGCTCTACGCCGCGGCGCGTGCGGGCAAGCCTGCAAAGCTGTTTGCGGTCTTGAACGCGCGCTTCCACGAACAGGAAGCCTATATCGTCGCCGAAGCCGGCGTCCCCGGCGCGATCACGATCGCCACCAACATGGCCGGCCGCGGTACCGACATCAAGCTCGGCGGCTCGCTCGATATGCGGATCCAGCAGGAGACCGCTGACATTACCGACGAGGCCGAGAAGGCCAAAAAGATCGAACAGATCAAGGCTGATATCGAACGCTTCCGCGAGATCGTGCTGAAGGCCGAGGACGTCGTCGAGGTCGAGCCTGCCAAGGGCAACAAGCCGGCCAAGACCGTCACCAAACCCGGTGGGCTCTACATCATGGGCTCGGAGCGGCATGAATCCCGCCGCATCGACAACCAGTTGCGCGGCCGTTCCGGCCGTCAGGGCGACCCCGGCCGCTCAAAATTCTTCCTGTCGCTGGAAGACGATCTGATGCGGATCTTCGGATCCGACCGGCTCGACAGCATGCTGCAGCGGCTCGGCCTGCAAGAGGGCGAGGCCATCATCCATCCCTGGATCAACAAGGCGCTGGAAAAGGCGCAGCAGAAGGTCGAAGCCCGCAACTTCGACATCCGCAAGAACCTGCTCAAGTTCGACAACGTCCAGAACGACCAGCGCAAGGTGATCTTCGACCAGCGCGTCGAGTTGATGAAGAGCGACAGCGTGGCCGAAATGGTCGCGGACATGCGTCATGACTTCATCGACGACATCGTCGTCAAGCATGTGCCCGAACACGCCTATGCCGAGCAGTGGGATGTCGCGGGCCTCAAGGAAGAATTGAAGCGCGTGCTCGACGTCGACCTGCCGGTCGACGAATGGGCCAAGGAAGAGGGGATTGCCGACGAGGAGCTGCTGACGCGGATCGAGCAGCGGGTCGACGAGCACATGGCGGCCAAGGTGGCGCAATGGGGTCCCGACGTGATGCGTTACGTCGAGAAGACCATTCTGCTGCAGACGCTGGATCACCTCTGGCGCGAGCACCTGATCATGCTCGATCATCTGCGCCAGGTGATCGGCCTGCGCGGCTACGGCCAGCGCGATCCGTTGCAGGAGTACAAGTCGGAAGCCTTCGGCCTGTATGAGGCGATGACCGCGCATCTGCGCGAGGCGGTGACGGCGCAATTGATGCGCGTCGAGATCGTGCCGCCGGAAGAACAGCAACCGCTGCCGGCGATGGAAGCGCACAAGTTCGACCCCAACACCGGCGAAGACGAGATGGCGTTCGCCAACGCCTCGCTGGTGCCCGAGGCCATGGCCGCCGATCGCGATCCGAAAAACCCCGGAAGCTGGGGCAAGGTCGGCCGCAACGAGGATTGCCCTTGCGGCAGCGGCAAGAAGTACAAGCACTGCCACGGCAGGTACGCTTAG
- a CDS encoding (deoxy)nucleoside triphosphate pyrophosphohydrolase: MADIKLTLVVACALVDADKRVLIAQRPEGKALAGLWEFPGGKVEPGERPEQTLIRELHEEIGIDVSEPCLAPLTFASYAYDSFHLLMPLYICRRWEGMVTAREGQQLAWVRANKLRDYPMPPADIPLIPHLIDLLM, from the coding sequence ATGGCTGACATCAAGCTCACTCTCGTGGTCGCCTGCGCCCTGGTCGACGCCGACAAGCGCGTGCTGATCGCACAGCGGCCGGAAGGCAAGGCGCTCGCCGGCCTGTGGGAATTTCCCGGCGGCAAGGTCGAGCCCGGCGAACGGCCGGAGCAGACCCTGATCCGCGAACTGCATGAAGAGATCGGGATCGACGTCAGCGAGCCGTGCCTGGCGCCGTTGACGTTCGCGAGCTACGCCTATGACAGTTTTCATTTGCTGATGCCGCTCTACATCTGCCGGCGCTGGGAGGGCATGGTGACGGCGCGCGAGGGCCAGCAACTGGCCTGGGTCCGCGCCAACAAGCTGCGCGACTACCCGATGCCGCCCGCAGACATTCCGCTGATCCCGCATCTGATCGATTTGTTGATGTAG
- a CDS encoding acetyl-CoA carboxylase carboxyltransferase subunit alpha, translated as MPDQMRSYLDFEKPVAELEAKVDELRALAASGSDIGDEIARIEDKAQQALDDLYANLTPWQKTLVARHPQRPHFTDFVGALMTEFTPMAGDRKFAEDEALVGGFGRFRGESICVVGQEKGATTDGRIKHNFGMARPEGYRKAVRLMEMADRFGIPVLSLVDSAGAYPGIGAEERGVAEAIARSTDTCLSLGVPNVAIITGEGMSGGAIAITTANKVLMFEHAIYSVISPEAASSILWRDGTKAQEVANGMKITAQDMLRFGVIDEILKEPSGGAHRDSAAMISATGDAIAEAFNDLRNLDAAGIRRQRRQKFLDIGRKLG; from the coding sequence ATGCCGGATCAGATGCGCAGCTATCTCGACTTTGAAAAACCCGTCGCCGAGCTCGAGGCCAAGGTCGATGAACTGCGCGCGCTGGCAGCGTCCGGCAGCGACATCGGCGACGAGATCGCGCGCATAGAGGACAAGGCGCAGCAGGCGCTGGACGACCTCTACGCCAATTTGACGCCGTGGCAGAAGACCCTGGTGGCGCGCCATCCGCAGCGCCCGCATTTCACCGATTTCGTCGGCGCGCTGATGACGGAATTCACGCCGATGGCCGGCGACCGCAAATTCGCCGAGGACGAGGCGCTGGTGGGCGGCTTCGGCCGATTCCGCGGCGAGAGCATCTGCGTGGTCGGCCAGGAAAAGGGCGCCACCACCGACGGCCGTATCAAGCATAATTTCGGCATGGCGCGCCCCGAGGGCTATCGCAAGGCGGTGCGGCTGATGGAGATGGCAGACCGCTTTGGCATTCCGGTGCTGTCGCTCGTCGATTCCGCCGGCGCCTATCCCGGCATCGGCGCCGAGGAGCGCGGCGTGGCGGAAGCGATCGCACGCTCGACCGATACTTGCCTCTCGCTCGGCGTCCCCAATGTCGCGATCATCACCGGCGAGGGCATGTCGGGCGGCGCCATCGCCATCACCACCGCCAACAAGGTGCTGATGTTCGAGCACGCGATCTACAGCGTGATCTCGCCGGAGGCGGCCTCCTCGATCCTGTGGCGCGACGGCACCAAGGCCCAGGAAGTCGCCAACGGCATGAAGATCACCGCCCAGGACATGCTGCGATTCGGCGTGATCGACGAGATCCTGAAAGAGCCCTCCGGCGGCGCCCACCGCGATTCCGCCGCCATGATCTCGGCCACCGGTGACGCGATCGCCGAGGCCTTCAACGACCTCCGCAATCTGGACGCGGCCGGCATCCGCCGGCAGCGGCGGCAGAAATTCCTCGATATCGGCCGCAAGCTCGGCTGA
- a CDS encoding methyltransferase domain-containing protein — protein sequence MASTPTAAPILFDRALLRARMERARRGGPATFLLDRVREDFEERLQTVMRNFAGVADIWTPDELLRKPVADRFQSITRIDPDQSETLRLPPQSLDLVISALAFQFVNDLPGVLAQIRRALKPDGLLLAAMIGGDTLTELRQSFAAAEAECEGGVSPRVAPFADLRDVGALLQRAGLALPVTDVDRVVVRYDSAFALMTDLRRMGATNILIERRRAPTRRATMLRMAQIYGERFADADGRVRATFDVIWLSGWAPHESQPKPLKPGSAKASLEAAVKKATRE from the coding sequence ATGGCTTCGACCCCGACCGCCGCACCGATCCTGTTCGACCGCGCATTGCTGCGCGCGCGGATGGAACGTGCGCGGCGTGGCGGCCCGGCGACGTTTCTGCTCGATCGCGTCCGGGAGGATTTTGAAGAGCGGCTGCAGACGGTGATGCGGAATTTTGCCGGTGTCGCCGATATCTGGACCCCGGACGAACTGCTGCGAAAGCCGGTGGCGGATCGCTTCCAGTCGATCACCCGCATCGATCCCGATCAATCGGAAACGCTGCGCTTGCCGCCGCAATCGCTCGACCTCGTTATCTCCGCACTCGCCTTTCAGTTCGTCAACGATCTGCCGGGTGTGCTGGCGCAGATCCGTCGCGCGTTGAAGCCGGACGGGCTGTTGCTGGCGGCGATGATCGGCGGCGATACGTTGACGGAGCTCAGGCAATCCTTTGCCGCGGCGGAAGCCGAATGCGAGGGCGGAGTGTCGCCGCGGGTCGCGCCGTTTGCGGATCTGCGTGATGTCGGTGCGCTGCTGCAGCGCGCGGGGCTGGCGCTGCCGGTTACCGATGTCGACCGCGTCGTGGTGCGCTATGACAGCGCGTTCGCGCTGATGACCGATCTCAGGCGGATGGGCGCGACCAATATTTTGATCGAGCGGCGGCGCGCGCCGACCCGCCGCGCCACCATGCTGCGGATGGCGCAGATTTACGGAGAGCGTTTCGCCGACGCTGACGGCCGTGTCCGCGCGACCTTCGATGTGATCTGGCTGTCCGGCTGGGCGCCGCATGAAAGCCAGCCGAAGCCGCTGAAGCCAGGCTCGGCGAAAGCGAGCCTGGAGGCGGCGGTGAAGAAGGCTACGCGAGAGTGA
- the argJ gene encoding bifunctional glutamate N-acetyltransferase/amino-acid acetyltransferase ArgJ gives MSTAVSPLAPTNVPEMPAIAGVKLATAAAGIRYKGRTDVLLAVMDKGTTVAGVFTKSKCPSAPVEWCRAKLGRGQARALVVNSGNANAFTGKTGKQSTALTAQTAAKAVGCATSDVFLASTGVIGEPLDATKFDGVLATLAEAATPDHWMDAARAIMTTDTFPKVATATVKLGKAKVTINGMAKGAGMIMPDMATMLSFVFTDAPLSSAVLQALLKSGVDDTFNAVTIDSDTSTSDTLLAFATGAAAANGAPKISRASDPRLKAFAKAFQDVLADLAEQVARDGEGARKLVEVVVEGATTKTSARKIAMSIANSPLVKTAIAGEDANWGRVVMAVGKAGEPANRDKLSISFNGIRVAKSGARDPSYNETEVSEVMKNPKIQIKVTLGLGKGRDRVLTCDLTKEYVAINGDYRS, from the coding sequence ATGTCTACTGCCGTCTCCCCCCTCGCTCCGACCAATGTCCCCGAGATGCCCGCGATTGCCGGCGTAAAGCTCGCGACCGCCGCGGCCGGCATTCGCTACAAGGGCCGCACCGACGTGCTGCTGGCGGTCATGGACAAGGGCACCACAGTCGCGGGCGTCTTCACCAAGTCGAAATGCCCGTCCGCTCCCGTTGAATGGTGCCGCGCCAAGCTCGGCCGGGGACAAGCCCGCGCGCTGGTGGTGAATTCCGGCAACGCCAATGCCTTCACCGGCAAGACCGGCAAGCAGTCAACCGCGCTGACCGCGCAAACCGCAGCGAAGGCCGTCGGCTGCGCGACCTCCGACGTCTTCCTCGCCTCGACCGGCGTGATCGGCGAGCCGCTCGACGCCACCAAGTTCGACGGCGTGCTGGCGACGCTGGCCGAGGCGGCCACCCCCGACCACTGGATGGACGCGGCCAGGGCGATCATGACCACCGATACCTTCCCGAAGGTCGCAACCGCCACGGTGAAACTCGGCAAGGCCAAGGTGACCATCAACGGCATGGCCAAGGGCGCCGGCATGATCATGCCCGACATGGCGACCATGCTGTCCTTTGTGTTCACCGACGCGCCGCTGTCGTCGGCCGTGCTGCAGGCGCTGCTCAAGAGCGGTGTCGACGATACGTTCAACGCCGTCACCATCGACAGCGACACCTCGACGTCGGACACCCTGCTCGCCTTCGCCACCGGCGCGGCTGCCGCAAATGGCGCGCCGAAGATCAGCCGCGCCAGCGATCCCAGGCTGAAAGCGTTCGCCAAGGCGTTCCAAGACGTGCTGGCCGATCTTGCCGAACAGGTGGCCCGCGATGGCGAAGGCGCGCGCAAGCTGGTCGAGGTGGTCGTCGAAGGCGCGACCACCAAGACCTCAGCGCGCAAGATCGCGATGTCGATCGCGAATTCGCCGCTGGTGAAGACGGCGATCGCCGGCGAGGACGCCAATTGGGGCCGCGTGGTGATGGCGGTCGGCAAGGCCGGCGAGCCTGCCAACCGCGACAAGCTTTCGATCTCGTTCAACGGCATCCGCGTCGCCAAAAGTGGCGCGCGCGATCCATCCTACAACGAGACCGAGGTTTCCGAGGTGATGAAAAATCCAAAAATCCAGATCAAGGTCACCCTTGGCCTCGGCAAGGGCCGCGACCGCGTGCTGACCTGCGATCTCACCAAGGAATATGTCGCGATCAACGGCGATTATCGCTCTTGA
- a CDS encoding siderophore-interacting protein: MGLQRHTTARVRHELRRRVLTVSSTELLTPRMLRFGFTSPDLHDFASASHDDHVKLFFPAVGGDADGRESCMRDFTPRRFDRSQGTLIIDFALHESGPATHWATSAQIGDTLEIGGPRGSTVVPDDFDWYLLIGDETALPAIGRRVEELRADVPVTTFVLMEADEILDFRTKATWTPRWIARNGSPDDASLLRTVLADYALPNGEGFVWIAAEVSVARSVRNYIIEDLGHPRQWTKAAGYWKRGHADAHEKIED, encoded by the coding sequence ATGGGTCTGCAGCGTCACACGACCGCCCGCGTCCGCCACGAACTTCGTCGACGGGTGTTGACCGTATCCTCCACCGAGCTGTTGACGCCGCGCATGCTGCGCTTCGGCTTCACCTCACCCGACCTGCACGATTTCGCCAGCGCCTCGCATGACGATCACGTCAAGCTGTTCTTTCCTGCCGTCGGCGGAGATGCCGACGGACGGGAAAGCTGCATGCGCGATTTTACGCCGCGCCGGTTCGATAGAAGCCAGGGAACACTGATCATCGACTTCGCACTCCACGAGAGCGGTCCTGCGACGCACTGGGCGACATCGGCACAGATTGGCGACACGCTGGAAATCGGCGGTCCAAGGGGCTCCACTGTCGTGCCCGATGATTTCGACTGGTATCTGTTGATCGGCGACGAAACTGCGCTTCCGGCGATCGGACGTCGCGTGGAAGAGCTTCGCGCCGACGTGCCGGTGACCACCTTCGTCTTGATGGAAGCTGATGAAATCCTGGACTTCCGGACCAAGGCGACCTGGACGCCGCGCTGGATTGCGCGAAACGGGTCGCCGGACGATGCGTCGCTGCTGCGCACGGTGCTTGCCGATTACGCACTGCCAAACGGCGAAGGCTTCGTTTGGATCGCCGCTGAAGTGTCCGTCGCGCGCAGCGTGCGAAACTATATCATCGAGGACCTCGGGCACCCGCGGCAATGGACCAAAGCAGCGGGCTATTGGAAGCGCGGGCACGCTGACGCCCACGAAAAGATCGAGGATTGA
- a CDS encoding L,D-transpeptidase family protein, translating to MINRSLVRALVTSAALAGAGALLGSCNGDDISLANNAKANQPVPPKLIADMTAKDMDLQSPILVRLYKQEAELEIWKQDRSGRFALLKTYPICRWSGDLGPKVREGDRQAPEGFYAISPAQMNPQSAYYLSFNTGYPNAFDKALGRSGSQLMVHGDCSSRGCYAMTDEQIAEIYSLGRESFFGGQKSFQLQAYPFKMTPANMAKHRNNPNMPFWKMIKEGNDHFEVTKQEPKVDFCEKKYVFDAIKKPGATRDLVFDASAKCPDYGISDEIADAVREKQASDIAETARLIAKGTPVARINTGIDGGMHRVFAARVPDGNTGLSEPGDGSLSLMARAPGTIPSHVNPPKAPSDNLLMGAPEPPKLAAAPAPTPAAAPTRVANAAPTAENNEGFFSSLARKVGIGGSGDATASTPPSKPKVIEAKRSEPPRPEAPKAAAPKHDAKQAAVRPPLKPSMSDTPAPATKDNQVSGSAPIVSSNSFDSRFGATK from the coding sequence TTGATTAACCGTTCGCTGGTTCGCGCGCTCGTCACGTCGGCTGCCCTCGCGGGCGCAGGCGCGCTGCTGGGCAGTTGCAACGGCGACGACATCTCGCTGGCCAATAACGCCAAGGCCAACCAGCCCGTCCCGCCAAAACTGATCGCCGACATGACGGCGAAAGACATGGACCTGCAATCGCCGATCCTGGTTCGCCTGTACAAGCAGGAAGCTGAACTTGAGATCTGGAAGCAGGACCGCTCCGGCCGTTTCGCACTCCTGAAGACCTATCCGATCTGCCGCTGGTCGGGCGATCTCGGACCCAAGGTCCGCGAGGGCGACCGCCAGGCGCCGGAAGGCTTCTATGCAATTTCGCCGGCGCAGATGAATCCGCAGTCGGCCTATTATCTTTCCTTCAACACCGGCTATCCGAACGCGTTCGACAAGGCGCTGGGGCGTTCCGGCTCGCAGCTGATGGTGCATGGCGATTGTTCCTCGCGCGGCTGCTACGCGATGACCGACGAACAGATCGCGGAAATCTATTCGCTGGGCCGCGAGTCCTTCTTCGGCGGCCAGAAGTCGTTCCAGTTGCAGGCCTATCCGTTCAAGATGACGCCGGCCAACATGGCCAAGCATCGCAACAATCCGAACATGCCGTTCTGGAAGATGATCAAGGAAGGCAATGATCATTTCGAGGTGACGAAGCAGGAGCCGAAGGTCGATTTCTGCGAAAAGAAATACGTCTTCGACGCGATCAAGAAGCCGGGCGCCACGCGTGATCTTGTGTTCGACGCTTCGGCCAAATGTCCGGACTACGGGATTTCCGACGAGATCGCCGACGCCGTGCGCGAGAAGCAGGCATCCGACATCGCGGAGACTGCAAGGCTGATTGCCAAGGGAACGCCGGTCGCACGGATCAACACCGGCATCGACGGCGGCATGCACAGGGTATTCGCCGCGCGCGTACCCGACGGCAACACGGGTCTTTCGGAACCCGGCGACGGCTCGTTGTCGCTGATGGCGCGGGCCCCCGGCACCATTCCTTCTCACGTCAATCCGCCCAAGGCGCCCTCCGATAATCTGCTGATGGGTGCGCCGGAACCGCCGAAGCTTGCCGCAGCCCCGGCCCCCACCCCTGCCGCAGCGCCGACGCGCGTCGCCAATGCGGCGCCGACGGCCGAGAATAATGAAGGGTTCTTCTCCAGCCTCGCCCGCAAGGTCGGTATCGGCGGCAGCGGTGACGCTACCGCAAGCACGCCACCTTCGAAGCCGAAGGTGATCGAGGCCAAGCGAAGCGAGCCGCCGCGGCCGGAAGCGCCGAAGGCCGCGGCGCCGAAGCACGACGCCAAACAGGCCGCCGTCCGTCCGCCGCTGAAACCTTCCATGTCGGATACCCCGGCGCCCGCCACGAAGGACAATCAGGTCTCAGGCTCCGCGCCGATTGTGTCGTCGAACTCGTTCGACAGCCGCTTCGGGGCGACGAAGTAG